The Frondihabitans australicus genome includes a region encoding these proteins:
- a CDS encoding sensor histidine kinase has translation MNGPGDVVHVLVEVLCAAAIIGILAVALLRALRRASLLLQVVAVAVASLGALVGGMVITCQQMYISAADFRVFLSVAAIAGVISVGLAVFLGVSLLRNSRDLIEKARRIGDPLDPNALGDEPLRHASNEFAVLGRELAASDERLRRSRERESRTEASRRELVAWISHDLRTPLAGLRAMAEALEDGVADDPQRYHRQMLAQVDRLGGMVDDLFQLSTIHAGALRLRLQTLSVRELVADLVAQLEPVASARGVRLVGRDVADITLVADPDELARAIANLAMNSIRLSPPGAEIVLSAAPDSDAFVVLSVTDAAGGIREADLGRVFEPGWRATESRTPAEGPAASGAGFGLAIVKGIVAAHAGRVAVQNVGDGCRFDVFVPRAARAA, from the coding sequence ATGAACGGCCCGGGCGACGTCGTCCACGTGCTGGTCGAGGTGCTCTGCGCGGCGGCCATCATCGGGATCCTCGCGGTCGCGCTGCTCCGGGCCCTTCGACGCGCCTCGCTTCTGCTCCAGGTCGTCGCCGTCGCGGTCGCCTCTCTCGGCGCCCTCGTGGGCGGCATGGTCATCACCTGCCAGCAGATGTACATCTCGGCAGCCGATTTCCGCGTCTTCCTCAGCGTCGCCGCCATCGCGGGCGTGATCTCGGTCGGCCTCGCCGTGTTCCTGGGCGTCTCGCTGCTCCGCAACAGCCGCGACCTGATCGAGAAGGCGCGCAGGATCGGCGACCCCCTCGACCCGAACGCCCTCGGCGACGAACCGCTCCGCCACGCGTCGAACGAGTTCGCCGTGCTCGGCCGCGAGCTGGCCGCCTCCGACGAGCGCCTGCGCCGGTCGCGCGAGCGCGAGTCGCGCACCGAGGCCTCGCGTCGCGAGCTCGTGGCATGGATCTCGCACGACCTCCGCACCCCGCTCGCCGGCCTGCGCGCCATGGCCGAGGCGCTCGAGGACGGCGTCGCCGACGACCCGCAGCGCTATCACCGCCAGATGCTCGCGCAGGTCGACCGGCTCGGCGGGATGGTCGACGACCTCTTCCAGCTCTCGACGATCCACGCGGGCGCGCTCCGGCTGCGTCTGCAGACGCTCAGCGTGCGAGAGCTCGTCGCCGACCTGGTCGCTCAGCTCGAGCCCGTGGCCTCCGCCCGCGGCGTGCGGCTCGTCGGCCGCGACGTCGCCGACATCACCCTGGTGGCCGATCCCGACGAGCTCGCCCGGGCGATCGCGAACCTCGCGATGAACAGCATCCGGCTGTCGCCTCCGGGCGCCGAGATCGTCCTCTCAGCGGCTCCCGACAGCGACGCGTTCGTCGTGCTGTCGGTCACCGACGCCGCCGGGGGCATCCGCGAGGCCGACCTCGGCCGCGTGTTCGAGCCCGGCTGGCGCGCCACCGAGTCGCGAACGCCGGCGGAGGGGCCGGCCGCGTCGGGCGCGGGCTTCGGTCTCGCGATCGTCAAGGGCATCGTCGCCGCGCACGCGGGGCGCGTCGCCGTGCAGAACGTCGGCGACGGCTGTCGCTTCGACGTGTTCGTGCCGCGGGCGGCGCGCGCGGCCTGA
- a CDS encoding response regulator transcription factor, giving the protein MSFTLPGAPAADESAVGQRSVLIVEDDPIVAEVVLSYLRKNGHVAGVVTDGLSAVARVLDERPDLILLDRMLPGIDGLEVCRRVRAVTDVPIIMLTALGEEHDRIGGLEAGADDYLVKPFSPRELMLRVDAVLRRTSTPFEPQAVVAAGSFRLDTSQREISQAGRPLALTVREFDLMAFLIRHPDQVFRREELLKAVWGWDIGDLSTVTVHMRRLREKIEADPGAPDHLLTVWGVGYRFAPGAA; this is encoded by the coding sequence ATGTCGTTCACCCTCCCCGGCGCACCCGCCGCCGACGAATCCGCGGTCGGCCAGCGCAGCGTGCTCATCGTCGAGGACGACCCGATCGTCGCCGAGGTGGTCCTGTCGTACCTGCGGAAGAACGGGCACGTGGCCGGCGTCGTGACCGACGGGCTGAGCGCGGTGGCGCGGGTGCTCGACGAGCGGCCCGACCTGATCCTGCTCGACCGCATGCTGCCCGGCATCGACGGGCTGGAGGTCTGCCGTCGCGTGCGCGCCGTCACCGACGTGCCGATCATCATGCTGACGGCCCTCGGCGAAGAGCACGACCGCATCGGCGGCCTCGAGGCCGGCGCCGACGACTACCTCGTGAAGCCGTTCTCGCCCCGCGAGCTCATGCTGCGGGTCGACGCCGTGCTGCGCCGCACGTCCACCCCCTTCGAGCCGCAGGCGGTGGTGGCGGCGGGTTCGTTCCGCCTCGACACCTCGCAGCGTGAGATCTCGCAGGCCGGCCGACCGCTGGCCCTCACGGTGCGCGAGTTCGACCTCATGGCCTTCCTGATCCGCCACCCCGACCAGGTGTTCCGCCGCGAAGAGCTCCTCAAGGCCGTCTGGGGGTGGGACATCGGCGACCTCTCGACCGTGACCGTCCACATGCGGCGTCTCCGCGAGAAGATCGAGGCCGACCCGGGCGCGCCCGACCACCTGCTCACGGTGTGGGGCGTCGGCTACCGGTTCGCGCCGGGGGCGGCATGA
- a CDS encoding ThiF family adenylyltransferase, whose amino-acid sequence MVRRSTVGRAIEVESRRSIIVTQPPGSILFIGAGVRASPGIQYAVMAGVGSLGIVDDLPVDGDDVASSPLYPESSLGMPRARAAADWARSIRPTIDVHVHPVPLSSVDDVMRVLDVGRYDTVVDCSGSAETASLLDRALDGRRMHRLPPDLGILSDDLPRITAEALEARLAARSRGDDGFTLLDVRERPEHDVEAIEGSVLAAGFGTTSADDPGIDSSLPVVVYCSRGPRASMACRILRARGFDVTVLDRGMLGWNLRPSALAGGLVAGSGRVPLPLGDIDAEGFRPNLHS is encoded by the coding sequence GTGGTCCGCCGCTCTACAGTGGGGAGAGCGATCGAGGTCGAGTCGAGGAGGTCGATCATCGTGACGCAGCCTCCTGGTTCGATCCTCTTCATCGGCGCAGGCGTACGTGCCTCCCCTGGTATCCAGTATGCCGTGATGGCCGGTGTCGGTTCCCTGGGAATCGTCGATGACCTCCCTGTAGACGGTGACGACGTGGCGTCCTCCCCGCTGTACCCCGAGTCGTCCCTCGGCATGCCGCGGGCGCGCGCCGCCGCCGACTGGGCGCGGTCGATCCGACCGACGATCGACGTGCACGTGCACCCCGTGCCGCTCTCCTCCGTCGACGACGTGATGCGTGTTCTGGACGTCGGCCGCTACGACACCGTCGTCGACTGCTCCGGTTCCGCCGAGACCGCCTCCCTCCTCGACAGGGCTCTCGATGGGCGCAGGATGCACCGGCTCCCGCCCGACCTCGGCATCCTGTCCGACGACCTGCCCCGCATCACGGCCGAGGCCCTCGAGGCCCGCCTGGCCGCGCGCTCGCGCGGCGACGACGGCTTCACGCTGCTCGACGTGCGAGAGCGCCCGGAGCACGACGTCGAGGCGATCGAGGGCTCGGTGCTGGCCGCCGGGTTCGGCACGACCAGCGCCGACGACCCCGGGATCGACTCGTCGCTTCCCGTGGTCGTGTACTGCTCGCGAGGACCGCGGGCCTCGATGGCGTGTCGGATCCTGCGGGCACGCGGCTTCGACGTGACGGTGCTCGACCGCGGCATGCTCGGCTGGAACCTGCGGCCGAGCGCCCTCGCGGGCGGACTCGTGGCGGGATCGGGTCGGGTTCCGCTGCCGCTCGGCGACATCGACGCAGAGGGGTTCCGGCCTAACCTGCACTCGTAG